The genome window CTTTTTATATTTGGGTGTCTGCTGCTTAAACGCATTTACAACTACCGAGATGAGACCCTGGCCAAAGCCCGGGTAATGAATCGCTATATACGGCAAAGCCATCCCTGCAGTGCAGTACTTTTGCGGGGAGGCCTATTTCCAGCATACGGTTTCGGCGAAGGGCAGGCACCGAGCCCATTATTGGACACCTGAAAACCGACCGCCGCATGAGACAGAACTACCTGCACGGGGAGGAATCGTCCCAAATCAACGCCTATTTGGCTGCAGCCGGATGGAATTTAAAGAAATGGATGGAACAGTGGATCAGAGATGGAAAAAAATTACTGTGTTTTATGTGGTTGTATCTTGTTGGTAAATCTTACCACAACCCAATTTTTAGTTCTTTAGGATCGACTATATATTGGAGTGATTCATTTTAATTTTCAACTGCATAACCCGACGAAATTCATCTGGTTATGCAGTTAATAACTTTTTTTTCTTAGAAACAAGTTTAGCCTGCCTGCATTACGAAGATGGACCTTCGGAACGAGCAGATCATCACAAGACATTTGGCGGCAACTCGAAAATAATGATTGACAAAGGGAATAAGACCCTGTACTTTAATCGTATAATTACGATATACGATTATGGCACT of Balneolaceae bacterium contains these proteins:
- a CDS encoding transposase; the protein is MRFRRRAGTEPIIGHLKTDRRMRQNYLHGEESSQINAYLAAAGWNLKKWMEQWIRDGKKLLCFMWLYLVGKSYHNPIFSSLGSTIYWSDSF